In a genomic window of Flavobacterium crassostreae:
- the dnaE gene encoding DNA polymerase III subunit alpha, with protein MYLIFDTETTGLPKRWDAPITDSDNWPRCIQIAWQLHDAMGKLIEHQDYLVQPEGFNIPYDAERIHGISTELAAAEGIPLAAVLEKFNEALSKAKYIVGQNLGFDINIMGAELHRMGVESPMATMPVLDTCTEVTAKLLQLPGGRGGKFKLPTLTELHQYLFNKPFSEAHNATADVEATTRCFLELLRRERFTKEELDVPASYFKEFQDKNPTEIQLIGLKHINLKQASDKIRQQFGEKGSVKISKDELLENTKVLAEAKFAHLHNHTQFSVLQSTIGIGPLVSATAKNGFPAVAMTDTANMMGAFHFVSAIMNHNKAASAKNKTLVESGQEATETEIKPIVGCTFNICENHLDKTKKDNGYQVVLLAKNKVGYHNLAKMSSIANIDGFYYVPRIDKKIVEKYKEDLMVLSGNLYGEIPAKILNIGENQAEEALVWWKNQFGSDFYLEIMRHNQEDENRVNKTLIAFAKKHQIKIIATNNSYYLKKEDANAHDILLCVKDGEKQATPIGRGRGYRYGLPNQEYYYKSGEEMKKLFADLPEAISNIQEIVDKVEIYSLYRDVLLPKYDIPPEFVNPEDEVDNGVRGENAYLRHLTIEGAKKRYGEITESIQERLDFELLTISNSGYPGYFLIVQDFIAKAREMDVSVGPGRGSAAGSAVAYCLKITNIDPIKYDLLFERFLNPDRVSMPDIDIDFDDEGRGRVMDYVIKKYGANQVAQIITYGKMATKSAIRDTARVLDLPLFEADRIAKLIPAMMPSKWNLARFISENEDDVKKALRSDEFENVKELIAIANSDELAGETIQQAKILEGSMRNTGIHACGVIITPSDITNFVPVTTAKDSDLYVTQFDNSVAESAGLLKMDFLGLKTLTLIKDTVKLVKYRSNIDLDPDTFPIDDPKTYELFQRGETVGIFQYESPGMQKYMKDLKPTVFGDLIAMNALYRPGPLEYIPSFVRRKNGEEEIKYDLDACEEYLGETYGITVYQEQVMLLSQSLADFTKGEADVLRKAMGKKQKEVLDKMKPKFVEQAAAKGHDAKVLEKIWKDWEAFASYAFNKSHSTCYAWIAYQTAYLKAHYPAEYMAAVLSNNMSDIKQVTFFMEECKRMGLQVLGPDVNESYYKFTVNDAYAVRFGMGAIKGVGQGAVNTIVENRKDGHYKSVFDLTKRIDLRAANKKALENLILAGGFDSFEGTLRSQYFHDDGDGITFYEKAIKYGAKFQENENSSQVSLFGESSNVQIEEPVVPPCEDWSTMEKLAKEKEVVGIYISGHPLDDYKFEMKYFCNAKLEALKNLEFYVGKNLSFGGIINNVQHRVAKNGKGWGIFTLEGYDESYEFKIFGEEYLKFRHFFIQNNFTFMKVLVKEGWVNQDTGKKSDPRIQFMLVQYLQDVLDDFAKKLVVLLNIKDLDPEFIQQLNHLFQEYKGDNQVAFEVMELEKTKKLVTEKISGPDTQDNDLMPDEDASDSEVSGVVTVNEIEEIKVVTKLSMPSRRLKINISKPLLMALEKMQINFKLN; from the coding sequence ATGTACTTAATATTTGATACCGAAACCACAGGATTGCCAAAACGTTGGGATGCACCCATTACGGATTCAGACAATTGGCCTCGTTGCATACAAATTGCGTGGCAGTTGCACGATGCGATGGGAAAACTCATCGAGCACCAAGATTATTTGGTTCAGCCCGAAGGCTTTAATATTCCGTACGATGCCGAACGTATCCACGGAATATCCACCGAGTTAGCTGCCGCCGAAGGAATACCTCTTGCTGCCGTTTTGGAGAAATTTAATGAAGCCTTGAGCAAGGCTAAATACATTGTGGGTCAAAATCTAGGTTTTGATATAAATATTATGGGCGCTGAGTTGCATCGGATGGGGGTGGAGTCTCCTATGGCTACCATGCCTGTGCTGGATACTTGTACAGAGGTTACGGCAAAACTATTGCAATTACCCGGAGGTCGAGGAGGCAAATTTAAGTTGCCTACCCTTACAGAGCTACACCAATATTTATTTAACAAACCATTTTCTGAAGCGCACAATGCCACTGCCGATGTGGAGGCAACTACCCGATGTTTTTTAGAATTACTACGTAGAGAACGTTTTACCAAAGAAGAATTAGATGTTCCGGCCAGCTATTTTAAGGAATTTCAAGATAAAAACCCAACAGAAATCCAGCTCATTGGATTAAAACACATCAATTTAAAACAAGCCTCGGATAAAATCCGGCAACAATTTGGCGAAAAAGGAAGTGTTAAAATCTCTAAAGACGAACTTTTAGAGAATACAAAAGTGTTAGCAGAGGCCAAATTTGCGCATTTACACAACCATACCCAATTTTCGGTTTTACAATCTACCATTGGCATTGGGCCCCTAGTTTCGGCTACGGCCAAAAATGGTTTTCCGGCTGTTGCCATGACGGATACCGCAAACATGATGGGCGCTTTCCATTTTGTGAGCGCCATTATGAACCATAATAAAGCAGCTTCCGCCAAAAATAAAACCTTGGTAGAAAGTGGTCAAGAAGCAACCGAAACCGAAATCAAACCCATAGTTGGTTGCACGTTCAATATTTGCGAAAACCATTTGGATAAAACCAAAAAAGACAACGGCTACCAAGTGGTATTGCTGGCCAAAAACAAAGTAGGCTACCATAATCTGGCCAAAATGTCGTCAATAGCTAATATTGATGGATTTTACTATGTACCCCGAATTGATAAAAAAATAGTCGAAAAGTACAAAGAGGATCTGATGGTGCTCTCTGGAAATTTATATGGAGAAATTCCGGCTAAGATTTTAAATATTGGCGAAAACCAAGCCGAAGAAGCATTGGTTTGGTGGAAAAACCAATTTGGCTCCGATTTTTATCTCGAAATCATGCGCCACAACCAAGAGGACGAAAACCGAGTGAACAAAACCTTGATTGCATTTGCCAAAAAGCATCAGATAAAAATAATTGCAACCAATAACAGCTACTATTTAAAGAAAGAAGATGCCAATGCACACGATATTTTATTGTGTGTAAAAGACGGCGAAAAACAAGCAACCCCCATAGGTCGTGGTCGAGGATATCGTTACGGATTGCCCAACCAAGAATATTATTACAAATCGGGCGAGGAGATGAAAAAACTCTTTGCAGATTTGCCAGAGGCCATTAGTAATATTCAAGAAATTGTAGATAAGGTAGAAATTTACTCGCTTTATCGGGATGTGTTGCTTCCAAAATACGATATCCCGCCAGAATTTGTAAACCCCGAAGACGAAGTGGATAATGGCGTAAGGGGAGAAAATGCGTATCTAAGACACCTAACTATAGAAGGAGCCAAAAAGCGGTATGGCGAAATAACCGAGTCCATCCAAGAGCGATTGGATTTTGAGTTATTGACCATTTCTAACTCGGGGTATCCAGGGTATTTCTTGATTGTACAAGATTTTATCGCTAAGGCTAGAGAAATGGATGTTTCTGTTGGCCCTGGTCGTGGTTCTGCTGCAGGATCTGCGGTTGCTTATTGTTTAAAAATTACCAATATTGACCCTATAAAATACGATTTACTTTTTGAGCGTTTTTTGAATCCGGATCGAGTTTCCATGCCCGATATTGATATTGACTTTGATGACGAAGGTCGCGGTCGTGTGATGGATTATGTTATCAAAAAATATGGTGCCAATCAAGTAGCCCAAATTATCACCTATGGTAAAATGGCTACAAAGTCTGCCATTCGAGATACCGCACGTGTGCTAGATTTGCCTTTATTTGAAGCCGATAGAATTGCCAAATTGATCCCGGCAATGATGCCTTCTAAGTGGAATTTGGCTCGCTTTATATCCGAGAACGAAGACGATGTCAAAAAAGCCCTACGTTCTGATGAATTTGAAAACGTAAAAGAACTCATTGCCATAGCCAACTCAGACGAGTTAGCCGGCGAAACCATCCAACAGGCTAAAATTCTGGAAGGCTCCATGCGTAATACCGGTATTCATGCCTGTGGAGTAATCATTACCCCATCGGATATTACCAATTTTGTTCCGGTAACTACTGCCAAAGATTCGGATTTATATGTTACCCAATTTGATAACTCGGTGGCCGAGAGTGCGGGATTATTAAAGATGGACTTTTTGGGTTTAAAAACCCTTACACTTATTAAAGATACAGTCAAGCTGGTAAAATACCGAAGCAATATCGATTTAGACCCGGATACGTTTCCTATTGATGATCCAAAAACATACGAACTTTTTCAGCGTGGAGAAACCGTAGGGATTTTTCAGTACGAATCTCCCGGAATGCAAAAATACATGAAGGATTTAAAGCCTACAGTATTTGGAGATTTAATTGCCATGAATGCCTTGTATCGTCCGGGACCATTAGAGTATATTCCTTCTTTTGTACGCAGAAAAAACGGAGAAGAAGAAATCAAATACGATTTGGATGCCTGCGAAGAATACCTGGGCGAAACCTACGGAATTACGGTTTACCAAGAGCAGGTGATGCTTTTGTCTCAATCCTTGGCAGATTTCACCAAGGGAGAAGCCGATGTTTTGCGTAAGGCGATGGGTAAAAAACAAAAAGAGGTTCTAGATAAAATGAAACCAAAGTTTGTAGAACAAGCCGCTGCCAAAGGGCATGATGCCAAAGTTCTGGAAAAAATTTGGAAAGACTGGGAAGCATTTGCGAGTTACGCCTTCAATAAATCGCACTCTACCTGTTATGCCTGGATTGCCTACCAAACGGCTTACCTAAAAGCACATTATCCAGCCGAATATATGGCAGCGGTACTGTCCAATAACATGAGTGACATCAAACAAGTTACTTTTTTTATGGAAGAATGCAAGCGTATGGGATTGCAGGTTTTGGGTCCAGATGTGAATGAATCGTACTATAAGTTTACTGTAAATGATGCCTATGCAGTTCGTTTTGGGATGGGAGCCATCAAAGGCGTAGGACAAGGAGCCGTGAATACTATTGTAGAAAACAGAAAAGACGGCCATTACAAATCGGTCTTTGATTTAACCAAACGCATTGATTTGCGTGCAGCCAACAAAAAAGCCTTAGAAAACCTAATACTTGCAGGAGGCTTTGACTCTTTTGAAGGCACGTTGCGTTCCCAATATTTTCATGATGACGGAGATGGCATTACTTTTTACGAAAAAGCGATTAAATATGGTGCTAAATTTCAGGAAAATGAAAACAGCTCGCAGGTAAGTTTGTTTGGCGAGTCTAGTAACGTACAAATAGAAGAACCCGTGGTGCCCCCGTGCGAAGATTGGAGCACCATGGAAAAACTAGCCAAAGAGAAAGAAGTTGTAGGGATTTATATTTCGGGACATCCTCTAGACGATTACAAATTTGAAATGAAATATTTTTGTAATGCCAAACTCGAAGCGCTTAAAAACCTAGAGTTCTACGTAGGCAAAAACCTAAGTTTTGGCGGCATCATTAACAACGTACAGCATCGGGTAGCCAAAAACGGAAAAGGATGGGGGATATTTACCCTAGAGGGCTATGATGAAAGTTATGAGTTTAAGATTTTTGGAGAAGAGTATTTAAAATTTCGACATTTTTTTATACAAAACAACTTTACCTTTATGAAGGTTTTGGTAAAAGAAGGTTGGGTCAATCAAGATACCGGCAAAAAGAGCGATCCCCGAATACAGTTTATGTTGGTACAATACCTACAGGATGTGTTGGATGATTTTGCCAAAAAACTAGTTGTTTTGTTAAACATAAAAGATCTAGATCCCGAATTTATACAACAACTAAACCATTTGTTTCAAGAATACAAAGGCGATAATCAAGTTGCCTTTGAAGTGATGGAATTAGAGAAAACAAAAAAACTAGTTACCGAAAAAATTTCGGGACCAGATACGCAAGACAACGACCTAATGCCTGATGAAGATGCTTCAGATTCTGAAGTCTCTGGAGTAGTTACCGTAAACGAAATCGAAGAAATAAAAGTAGTTACTAAATTGAGTATGCCAAGCAGACGTCTGAAAATAAATATATCCAAACCACTTTTGATGGCGCTCGAAAAAATGCAAATCAATTTTAAACTCAATTAA
- a CDS encoding transposase yields MDETSLSNGELYTILTNKAGKGKKGTIVAMIAGTKAETVIAIIERIPLKQRNLVTEITLDMAGNMGLIAKKSDQV; encoded by the coding sequence ATTGACGAAACCTCCTTGTCCAATGGCGAACTCTATACTATTTTGACCAACAAAGCTGGAAAGGGAAAGAAAGGAACTATAGTGGCTATGATTGCAGGAACCAAAGCTGAAACGGTAATCGCTATCATTGAAAGAATCCCTCTTAAACAACGAAATCTAGTCACCGAGATAACCCTAGATATGGCAGGAAATATGGGGCTCATTGCCAAGAAATCGGATCAAGTCTAA
- a CDS encoding ISAon1 family transposase N-terminal region protein: MQDSFVDLLKLLLPEIIVEYFELTSYKKEEEILHLYLKEINSIPKEHRQSKLSSKGFFDEITVQDFPIRGHQVYLHITRRRWLNEDTGKVVFRDWNLVADGTRVTQEFASFLKEIHRFQPK; the protein is encoded by the coding sequence ATGCAAGATTCTTTTGTCGACCTTCTCAAGTTGTTACTTCCTGAAATCATAGTTGAATACTTTGAACTGACTTCCTATAAAAAAGAGGAAGAGATACTTCATCTTTACTTAAAGGAGATTAATTCAATTCCTAAAGAACATCGACAATCTAAATTAAGTTCAAAAGGGTTCTTTGATGAAATAACAGTTCAGGATTTCCCTATCCGTGGGCATCAGGTATATCTTCATATCACTCGAAGAAGATGGCTGAATGAAGATACTGGAAAAGTAGTTTTTAGAGATTGGAATTTAGTAGCAGACGGAACTCGTGTAACCCAGGAGTTTGCGTCTTTTTTAAAAGAGATCCATAGATTCCAGCCCAAATGA
- a CDS encoding DUF58 domain-containing protein: protein MKLDSQIGKISRFQHLQLVANQIVEGFVSGMHKSPFHGFSAEFAEHKVYNPGESTRHIDWKLFAKTDRLYSKQFEEETNMRCHLIIDNSSSMHYPELQPNQSFHENKIGFSVLAAAVLMNLLKKQRDAVGLSVFSDSYEYYAPEKGSDRHHHMLLHALEALLDPVKSQKSTDTITYLHQIAQKIHRRSMIVLFTDMFQSGDEAKLFAALQHLKHNKHKVVLFHVIDAKTELDFDFDNTPRKFIDLETQDEVLLYADNIKEVYQHELTQYFKKVSLNCSQNKIKYIPVTVNGDFEQIITSYLSEKQQFGS, encoded by the coding sequence ATGAAATTAGATTCGCAGATTGGTAAAATATCCCGTTTTCAGCACTTACAGTTGGTTGCAAACCAGATTGTAGAAGGCTTTGTTTCGGGCATGCATAAGAGTCCTTTTCATGGATTTTCGGCCGAGTTTGCCGAACATAAGGTTTATAATCCGGGAGAAAGTACCCGACATATTGATTGGAAACTTTTTGCAAAAACAGATCGGTTGTATTCTAAGCAGTTTGAGGAAGAAACCAATATGCGATGCCATCTTATTATTGATAATTCGTCCTCGATGCACTATCCAGAGTTGCAACCCAACCAAAGTTTTCACGAAAACAAGATTGGGTTTTCAGTACTTGCGGCAGCGGTATTGATGAATTTGCTCAAAAAACAGCGCGATGCTGTTGGATTGAGTGTTTTTTCGGATAGCTACGAATATTATGCTCCCGAGAAAGGAAGCGACCGCCACCACCATATGTTGTTGCATGCGTTGGAGGCGTTGTTGGATCCGGTTAAAAGCCAAAAAAGTACCGATACAATAACGTATCTGCATCAAATTGCTCAGAAAATACATAGACGTTCTATGATTGTTCTTTTTACAGACATGTTTCAGAGTGGAGACGAAGCAAAATTGTTTGCCGCACTACAACATTTAAAACACAATAAACACAAAGTAGTGCTTTTTCATGTTATAGATGCTAAGACAGAACTGGATTTTGACTTTGATAATACGCCCCGAAAATTTATAGACTTAGAAACCCAAGATGAGGTATTGCTCTATGCAGACAATATTAAGGAAGTGTACCAGCATGAGCTTACGCAATACTTTAAGAAAGTGTCTCTAAATTGTTCTCAAAACAAGATTAAATACATTCCGGTAACGGTAAATGGAGATTTTGAACAAATAATAACTTCTTATTTGTCTGAAAAACAACAGTTTGGATCTTAG
- a CDS encoding transposase, with the protein MIHFLYKNKSKWTANQLQRALLLFELYPDIKEAYNLSQGLRNIFENTTDKIIGFARLAKWHEKVNQSGFKSFNTISRTIINHYQSILNYFDNRSTNASAESFNAKIKAFRSQFRGVRNIEFFLFRLTNIYA; encoded by the coding sequence TTGATCCATTTCTTATACAAGAATAAATCAAAATGGACGGCGAATCAATTACAACGAGCATTATTGTTGTTTGAATTATATCCCGACATAAAAGAAGCTTACAATCTATCTCAAGGATTACGGAACATTTTTGAAAACACAACTGACAAAATCATTGGTTTTGCCAGGCTAGCTAAATGGCATGAAAAAGTAAATCAATCAGGATTTAAGTCTTTCAATACAATATCTCGAACCATAATCAATCATTATCAAAGCATATTAAACTATTTTGATAACAGAAGTACTAATGCATCAGCAGAATCCTTTAACGCCAAAATAAAAGCTTTTAGATCTCAGTTTAGAGGTGTTAGAAACATTGAGTTTTTCCTTTTTAGGCTAACTAATATTTATGCCTAA
- the trxA gene encoding thioredoxin — protein MALAITDATFEEVVLKSDKPVMVDFWAAWCGPCRMVGPIIDELSSEYEGKVVVGKVDVDANQEFAAKYGVRNIPTVLVFHNGEVVGKQVGVAPKQTYADSLDALL, from the coding sequence ATGGCATTAGCAATAACAGATGCTACTTTTGAAGAAGTAGTTTTGAAATCAGATAAACCGGTAATGGTAGATTTTTGGGCAGCATGGTGTGGGCCTTGTAGAATGGTAGGGCCAATTATTGATGAACTAAGTTCTGAATATGAAGGTAAGGTAGTTGTTGGGAAGGTAGATGTGGATGCTAACCAAGAATTTGCTGCTAAATATGGTGTAAGAAATATTCCTACTGTTTTGGTTTTCCATAACGGAGAAGTAGTAGGAAAACAAGTAGGTGTTGCTCCAAAGCAAACCTATGCGGATAGTTTAGACGCTTTGTTGTAA
- a CDS encoding ISAon1 family transposase — MASFYGVSGKNLQHQYKDFLSDFKIWDQKLHAKQWLIFPENIGKRLSIDETSLSNGELYTILTNKAGKGNKGTIVAMIAGTKAETVIAIIEKIPLKLRNSVTEITLDMAANMGLIAKKCFPNATRVTDRFHVQKLALEALQEIRIKYRWQAIDQENEAIEKAKKNKKRFEPEVLTNGDTIKQLLARSRYFLYKNKSKWTANQLQRALLLFDLYPDIKEAYNLSQGLRNIFENTTDKIIGFARLAKWHEKVNQSGFKSFNTISRTIINHYQSILNYFDNRSTNASAESFNAKIKAFRSQFRGVRNVEFFLFRLTNIYA, encoded by the coding sequence ATCGCCTCTTTCTATGGCGTTAGCGGTAAAAACCTACAACATCAATACAAAGATTTCTTAAGTGATTTCAAAATATGGGATCAAAAACTACACGCAAAACAATGGCTTATATTTCCAGAAAACATAGGCAAACGCTTATCAATTGACGAAACCTCCTTGTCCAATGGCGAACTCTATACTATTTTGACCAACAAAGCTGGAAAGGGAAACAAAGGAACTATAGTGGCTATGATTGCAGGAACCAAAGCTGAAACAGTAATTGCTATTATCGAAAAAATACCGCTTAAACTACGAAATTCTGTTACCGAAATAACTCTTGACATGGCGGCAAACATGGGATTGATTGCTAAAAAATGTTTCCCTAATGCTACTCGAGTTACAGACCGATTCCATGTGCAAAAATTAGCGTTAGAGGCTTTACAAGAAATCAGGATCAAATACCGCTGGCAAGCCATTGACCAGGAAAATGAAGCCATCGAAAAAGCGAAGAAAAACAAGAAAAGGTTTGAGCCTGAAGTATTGACTAATGGAGATACTATTAAGCAGTTACTTGCTAGAAGTAGGTATTTCTTATACAAGAATAAATCAAAATGGACGGCGAATCAATTACAACGAGCATTATTGTTGTTTGATTTATATCCCGACATAAAAGAAGCTTACAATCTATCTCAAGGATTACGCAACATTTTTGAAAACACAACCGATAAAATCATTGGTTTTGCCAGACTAGCTAAATGGCATGAAAAAGTAAATCAATCTGGTTTTAAGTCTTTCAATACAATATCTCGAACCATAATCAATCATTATCAAAGCATATTGAACTATTTTGATAATAGAAGTACTAATGCATCAGCAGAATCCTTTAACGCCAAAATAAAAGCTTTTAGATCTCAGTTTAGAGGTGTTAGAAATGTAGAATTCTTTCTTTTTAGGCTAACTAATATTTATGCCTAA
- a CDS encoding outer membrane beta-barrel protein yields the protein MKKNLLILGMMACSLTMLGQEKENTNNENWYFKLGGSYFLQTAATEFPVVSGSLPNTDVFGADGTTLVSRKTNTGSFGEGFRSSLTAGYRFSTRLGVEMGVNFFKSSTKTMVDTKNKLVAPGPVFVSGTAVGQITALDLAPAVVLFLGESKGFEPYTKVGVIVPVVGNLTIETNRSYTTPVGVVTAYAKEKVLPNPTIGFMAVVGTSYKLGKNISVFGELEYRNFTVHGKSKETEVYTENGVDKLNATTSFRDGSYAENHVNYVEQITASSNNKLTNKAGYDRSKASDDVSSYVGISGLGLTLGLKYSL from the coding sequence ATGAAAAAAAACTTACTAATTTTAGGGATGATGGCTTGTTCTCTAACTATGTTGGGGCAAGAAAAAGAAAATACCAATAACGAGAATTGGTATTTTAAGTTAGGCGGATCGTATTTTTTACAAACTGCAGCAACAGAATTTCCAGTTGTTTCGGGTTCTTTGCCTAATACGGATGTTTTTGGGGCCGATGGAACTACTCTGGTTTCTAGAAAAACCAATACGGGTTCTTTTGGCGAGGGTTTTCGTTCTAGCTTAACTGCAGGATATCGTTTTTCTACACGTTTGGGTGTAGAGATGGGAGTAAATTTCTTTAAAAGTAGTACTAAAACTATGGTAGATACCAAAAATAAATTAGTAGCTCCTGGGCCTGTATTTGTTTCGGGTACGGCAGTAGGCCAGATTACTGCTTTAGATTTAGCTCCAGCGGTGGTGTTGTTTTTGGGCGAAAGCAAAGGCTTTGAACCATATACTAAAGTAGGGGTTATTGTTCCTGTGGTCGGAAATCTGACTATCGAAACCAATAGAAGCTATACCACTCCAGTAGGAGTTGTTACTGCGTATGCTAAAGAAAAAGTATTGCCTAATCCTACCATTGGTTTTATGGCCGTAGTGGGTACGTCTTATAAATTAGGAAAAAATATTTCTGTTTTTGGAGAATTGGAGTATAGAAACTTTACGGTTCATGGCAAATCTAAAGAAACGGAGGTTTATACGGAAAACGGTGTAGATAAATTGAATGCCACTACTTCGTTCCGAGATGGTTCTTATGCAGAAAATCATGTAAATTATGTGGAACAAATTACTGCTAGCTCTAACAACAAATTGACAAATAAAGCGGGATACGATAGATCTAAAGCCTCGGATGATGTGAGTTCTTATGTTGGGATTAGTGGACTTGGTTTGACTTTAGGCTTGAAATATAGTCTCTAA
- a CDS encoding ISAon1 family transposase N-terminal region protein, with protein sequence MQDSFVDLLKLLLPEIIVEYFELTSYKKGEDILHLYLKEINSIPKEYRQYKLSSKGFFDEITVQDFPIRGHQVYLYITRRRWLNEDTGKVVFRDWNLVADGTRVTQEFASFLKEIHRFQPK encoded by the coding sequence ATGCAAGATTCTTTTGTCGACCTTCTCAAGTTGTTACTTCCTGAAATTATAGTTGAATACTTTGAACTTACTTCTTATAAAAAAGGAGAAGATATTCTTCATCTTTATTTAAAAGAGATTAATTCAATTCCAAAAGAATATCGTCAATATAAATTAAGCTCCAAGGGATTCTTTGATGAGATAACTGTTCAAGATTTTCCTATTCGTGGACATCAAGTTTATCTATATATCACCCGCAGAAGATGGCTGAATGAAGATACTGGAAAAGTAGTTTTTAGAGATTGGAATTTAGTAGCAGACGGAACTCGGGTGACACAGGAGTTTGCGTCTTTTTTAAAAGAGATCCATAGATTCCAGCCCAAATGA
- a CDS encoding peroxiredoxin family protein, whose amino-acid sequence MKKRIALLFFSLALHVQAQIAQRAEDISPLLIGEKIPVIELTDPEGKSISSKEVFAQKTVLLVYRGGWCPYCSTQLMDMQTIESQIINLGYKIVAVSPDAPSFLKETISEGGINYALYSDSEGKFAQAIGVAFKKDKPKLDRYSEGKNPGFLPVPTVYVVDDKREIAFMYLNPKYTTRLKGELLLAVLKNL is encoded by the coding sequence ATGAAAAAAAGAATAGCACTACTGTTTTTCTCCTTGGCACTTCATGTGCAAGCCCAGATCGCCCAAAGAGCAGAAGATATAAGTCCATTATTAATAGGAGAAAAAATTCCGGTAATAGAACTTACCGACCCTGAAGGTAAATCTATTTCCAGCAAAGAGGTGTTTGCACAAAAAACCGTACTGCTTGTTTATCGTGGTGGTTGGTGTCCTTATTGCAGTACCCAACTTATGGACATGCAGACCATTGAATCTCAAATTATTAATTTAGGCTACAAAATTGTTGCGGTAAGCCCCGATGCGCCAAGTTTTTTAAAAGAAACCATCTCGGAAGGAGGTATTAATTATGCCTTGTATTCGGATAGTGAAGGAAAATTTGCACAAGCCATAGGAGTAGCATTTAAGAAAGACAAACCAAAACTAGACCGCTATTCTGAGGGTAAAAATCCCGGGTTTTTGCCCGTACCAACCGTTTATGTTGTGGATGATAAGCGAGAGATAGCCTTTATGTATCTTAATCCAAAGTATACCACACGGCTTAAAGGAGAATTGCTATTGGCGGTATTAAAAAATTTGTGA